A part of Gemmatimonas groenlandica genomic DNA contains:
- a CDS encoding HDOD domain-containing protein: protein MSSFFPRLFGSTAAKSSRAKAARAPRRPEEILQAYEPAVEESRGGGLVWLARDDSYWSDRVEHVLAHLRANWAQSGDRTKWPDVSALLSLLSAPPVEIIRQLPAAARDAMALCEQENVPRRQLVERLSQDPSLVQGLLRQANSTANSAGLSPILSVDAAIDRIGLAGTRAVVVAASVDGLLSKPGAPYDAMLATAWQRMVNTGPMARAIAPAFAADGEEAFAIALLHDVGLLIIVDRRDRRDRRDRRDRPGDRHPLAETLFVAEHLEAAIGRGEPLDLFGLWELGELTGDPMHVRGILDRQLSRN from the coding sequence ATGTCATCGTTTTTTCCCAGACTCTTCGGCTCAACCGCAGCCAAGTCCAGCCGGGCGAAAGCCGCCCGTGCTCCGCGACGGCCGGAAGAGATTCTGCAAGCGTACGAACCCGCCGTTGAGGAATCGCGTGGCGGTGGTCTCGTCTGGCTTGCCAGAGATGATTCGTATTGGTCGGATCGCGTCGAGCACGTGCTGGCCCATCTGCGTGCCAATTGGGCTCAATCGGGTGATCGCACCAAGTGGCCCGATGTGTCTGCGCTCCTCTCGCTCCTCTCGGCGCCACCGGTCGAGATCATCCGTCAGCTGCCGGCCGCGGCCCGCGACGCGATGGCGCTGTGCGAACAGGAGAACGTCCCGCGTCGGCAGCTGGTCGAGCGACTCAGTCAAGATCCGTCGCTGGTGCAGGGGCTCCTGCGTCAAGCCAATAGCACCGCCAATAGCGCCGGTCTTTCGCCCATTCTGTCGGTAGACGCCGCGATCGACCGGATCGGACTCGCGGGTACCCGGGCGGTGGTCGTGGCCGCGTCGGTGGATGGACTGCTGAGCAAGCCCGGTGCTCCGTACGACGCCATGCTCGCCACCGCGTGGCAGCGGATGGTGAACACCGGGCCGATGGCTCGCGCGATCGCGCCGGCCTTCGCCGCTGATGGAGAGGAGGCATTCGCCATTGCGCTGCTGCACGATGTCGGCTTGCTGATCATCGTCGATCGCCGCGATCGCCGCGATCGCCGCGATCGCCGCGATCGCCCTGGCGACCGTCATCCGCTCGCCGAGACGCTCTTTGTGGCCGAGCACCTGGAGGCCGCAATAGGTCGCGGCGAGCCGCTCGATCTCTTTGGCCTATGGGAACTCGGTGAACTGACGGGCGATCCCATGCACGTGCGCGGAATCCTCGACCGGCAGCTCTCCAGGAACTGA
- the mobA gene encoding molybdenum cofactor guanylyltransferase encodes MPRTRTLAPLFGLVLTGGASSRMGRDKATIAYHGTPQWRHVADMLRACGADPYWSCTAQQGDAWLLGDRAIVDAVPGHGPASGLHAAFSAAFSRDDDAAWLVIGCDYPWLDAYDVQRLVDARAEDVEAISYLNPGSQEIEPMIALWEPAAQQRFLQAFDRGERSARRILRTCALRLLDPPTPRALENRNADLADTVGD; translated from the coding sequence ATGCCGCGGACTCGCACGTTAGCGCCGCTGTTCGGACTGGTCTTGACCGGCGGCGCGAGTTCGCGGATGGGGCGCGACAAGGCGACGATCGCCTACCATGGTACGCCCCAGTGGCGGCACGTCGCGGACATGCTGCGAGCCTGCGGCGCCGACCCGTACTGGTCGTGCACCGCGCAGCAGGGTGACGCGTGGTTGCTCGGTGATCGTGCGATAGTCGACGCCGTGCCCGGACATGGCCCGGCCAGCGGACTCCATGCCGCCTTCTCTGCCGCCTTCTCTCGAGACGACGATGCGGCGTGGCTCGTGATCGGCTGCGACTATCCGTGGCTCGACGCGTACGATGTGCAGCGGCTCGTGGATGCCCGCGCCGAGGATGTCGAGGCGATCAGCTACCTGAATCCGGGGTCGCAGGAAATCGAACCGATGATCGCGCTGTGGGAGCCCGCCGCGCAGCAGCGCTTTCTGCAGGCGTTCGATCGCGGCGAGCGAAGTGCACGCCGCATCCTGCGCACGTGCGCACTTCGGCTACTCGACCCGCCCACACCGCGGGCCCTCGAGAATCGCAACGCGGATCTCGCCGATACCGTCGGCGACTAG
- a CDS encoding ABC transporter substrate-binding protein: MPRVDLAPWTVSTTDFGIGEDAQARAFIADSTVVAVVGHAGSRSTLMVEPLYREAGMPLIVPTATARALRDVSGSVFMLAPPDDLIGAFLVDEAMVRLHARRLGMLYVADPYGDGIHDGVQARLRERGDSIVGAAALSGRECEVDALSMDAIVKAFLLRANPDAVIVALPQQDAWCAVRAIAREAPSTSILTTDSFVLHPDWPLSRDERTNMYTLLFWEPGADSVSQAFVAHSRSILGRDPEPSHALEYDGFQLVAAAVRDGASTRDEVTAWLRQLGTPGHPAFHGISGPIDFLRPRTSVLRLRSLRDSTPRQ; encoded by the coding sequence ATGCCGCGCGTCGACTTGGCGCCCTGGACCGTCAGCACGACGGACTTTGGAATCGGTGAAGATGCGCAAGCACGCGCATTCATCGCCGATAGCACCGTCGTCGCCGTCGTCGGACACGCCGGCAGCCGTTCAACGCTCATGGTCGAGCCGCTGTATCGCGAGGCGGGTATGCCACTGATCGTGCCCACCGCCACGGCGCGTGCGCTGCGGGACGTCAGCGGCAGTGTGTTCATGCTCGCTCCACCCGACGACCTGATCGGCGCGTTTTTGGTCGACGAAGCCATGGTGCGTCTCCACGCGCGCCGGTTGGGCATGCTGTACGTGGCCGATCCGTACGGAGACGGGATTCACGACGGCGTGCAGGCGCGGCTGCGAGAACGGGGGGACTCGATCGTTGGTGCCGCGGCGCTCTCCGGCCGTGAATGTGAAGTCGACGCGCTCTCGATGGATGCCATCGTGAAGGCGTTCCTACTACGGGCAAATCCGGACGCCGTGATCGTGGCCCTTCCGCAGCAGGACGCGTGGTGTGCTGTTCGCGCCATCGCGCGTGAGGCGCCATCCACGAGCATCCTGACGACTGACAGTTTTGTGCTGCATCCCGACTGGCCGCTGAGTCGCGATGAGCGCACGAACATGTACACGCTCCTGTTTTGGGAACCGGGCGCCGACTCCGTGTCTCAGGCGTTCGTCGCGCATTCCCGATCGATTCTCGGACGCGATCCGGAACCCAGTCACGCGCTCGAGTACGACGGCTTCCAGCTCGTCGCGGCCGCAGTGCGAGACGGGGCTAGCACCCGTGACGAGGTCACGGCGTGGTTGCGCCAACTCGGCACCCCTGGGCATCCCGCATTTCATGGCATCAGCGGACCGATCGACTTTCTCCGCCCGCGTACATCGGTGTTGCGACTGCGGTCGCTGCGCGATTCCACCCCCCGTCAATGA
- a CDS encoding 3-keto-disaccharide hydrolase, producing MTRRLLSLAALVIVTGCAASAKPMPATTPATAAANTLTDAEKKAGWKLLFDGTSLAAWRGYQQTDLPPEWMAVNGTMTKVKTTNDIVTREQYGDFELTLDWKLPLRGNSGIFYRATEKEAKVYWSAPEYQLAEDSLTPDSRNIMTSVAAVYGFYPSKRGVVHRAGEWNSTRIVAKGAHVEHWLNGQLIAQYEMWSPEWLLKLRGDPNDATKKPLKFAPYADWGMAKKGFLAIQGDHNGELSMRNIKIRELK from the coding sequence ATGACCCGTCGTCTCCTGTCTCTGGCCGCCCTCGTGATCGTCACGGGCTGCGCGGCGTCCGCGAAGCCTATGCCGGCGACCACGCCGGCAACAGCGGCCGCCAACACGCTCACCGACGCCGAGAAGAAGGCCGGGTGGAAGCTGCTGTTCGACGGGACATCCCTGGCCGCGTGGCGCGGATACCAGCAGACGGACTTACCGCCCGAATGGATGGCGGTGAACGGCACGATGACCAAGGTGAAGACCACCAACGACATCGTCACCCGTGAGCAGTATGGCGACTTCGAGCTCACACTCGACTGGAAGCTGCCGCTGCGCGGTAACTCAGGCATCTTCTATCGCGCCACCGAGAAGGAAGCCAAGGTGTACTGGAGTGCACCGGAGTATCAGCTGGCGGAAGACTCACTCACGCCCGACAGCCGCAACATCATGACGTCCGTGGCCGCGGTGTACGGCTTCTATCCGTCCAAGCGCGGCGTAGTGCATCGCGCCGGTGAGTGGAACAGCACCCGTATCGTCGCCAAGGGTGCACACGTCGAGCACTGGCTCAACGGCCAGCTCATCGCGCAGTACGAAATGTGGTCGCCCGAGTGGCTGCTGAAACTGCGCGGCGACCCGAACGACGCCACCAAGAAGCCGCTCAAGTTTGCACCGTACGCCGACTGGGGCATGGCGAAGAAGGGCTTTCTCGCCATTCAAGGCGATCACAACGGCGAGCTCTCCATGCGGAACATCAAGATCCGCGAGTTGAAGTAG
- a CDS encoding ATP-binding protein codes for MAINLTAVLRHASTLQRATTLSELVALTWNAVRSETRYRTAWLALVEPSDPAHFRVVQVEGSMQELVWERCPKVAIAGDAMLHELIEGKAPVLVLEAADDPRTNKDVVTALGNRTILNVPMVLGPVVVGALGVGTFGDEGVLAPNDDEVEALVILATQLAGAITRMSLLDAQRQDAERRQRLERHLESLQRVELMGVLAAGVAHDLNNYLTVAQANLGLLELSSTDTDHGLVDAAMHATQRASDVVQQLLSLGRAQSANRARVDLQARVAGTVRLVYSSMPANVTLTRELGDAPPVMGDPVQIEQALANLLINAREAVGDAGVITIGVQECVLNEDFVKAQPWARTGRFARVSVSDNGAGIPADVLPNIYDPLFSTKAIGTGLGLAVVSRVVQQHAGLIHCESTLGHGTRFELYFPVDATA; via the coding sequence GTGGCGATCAATCTCACTGCAGTGTTGCGTCACGCGAGCACCCTTCAGCGCGCCACCACGCTGAGTGAGCTGGTGGCGCTGACGTGGAACGCGGTCCGGAGCGAGACGCGCTACCGGACCGCGTGGTTGGCGCTGGTCGAACCGTCGGATCCGGCGCACTTCCGTGTGGTGCAGGTGGAAGGCAGCATGCAGGAACTGGTGTGGGAGCGGTGCCCGAAGGTCGCGATCGCCGGTGACGCGATGCTGCACGAGCTCATCGAGGGCAAAGCGCCTGTGCTGGTGCTCGAAGCCGCCGATGATCCGCGCACCAACAAAGACGTCGTTACCGCGCTCGGCAATCGCACCATCCTGAACGTGCCCATGGTGCTGGGACCGGTGGTGGTCGGCGCACTCGGCGTGGGCACCTTCGGTGACGAGGGTGTGCTGGCACCCAACGATGACGAAGTTGAAGCGCTCGTGATTCTCGCGACGCAGCTTGCCGGCGCCATCACGCGAATGTCGCTCCTCGATGCGCAACGACAGGATGCCGAGCGTCGTCAGCGCCTGGAGCGACACCTCGAATCGCTGCAGCGCGTGGAATTGATGGGCGTGTTGGCCGCCGGCGTTGCGCACGATCTGAACAACTATCTCACGGTGGCGCAGGCCAATCTCGGCTTGCTGGAGTTGTCATCGACCGACACCGACCACGGGCTCGTCGACGCGGCCATGCACGCCACGCAACGCGCCAGCGATGTCGTGCAGCAGTTGCTCTCGCTGGGACGGGCACAGTCCGCGAATCGCGCGCGCGTCGATCTGCAGGCGCGCGTTGCCGGTACGGTGCGACTCGTGTATTCGTCGATGCCAGCGAACGTGACACTGACGCGGGAACTCGGGGACGCGCCACCGGTGATGGGCGACCCGGTCCAGATCGAGCAGGCGTTGGCCAACCTGCTGATCAACGCGCGCGAGGCGGTGGGAGACGCCGGTGTGATCACCATCGGCGTGCAGGAATGCGTACTGAACGAGGACTTCGTGAAGGCGCAGCCGTGGGCGCGGACCGGTCGGTTTGCCCGTGTCTCTGTGAGCGACAACGGCGCTGGCATTCCGGCCGATGTCCTGCCGAACATTTATGATCCGCTGTTTTCCACCAAGGCGATCGGTACAGGGCTTGGCCTCGCCGTGGTGTCGCGCGTCGTGCAACAGCATGCCGGACTGATTCACTGCGAGTCGACACTCGGACACGGCACCCGGTTCGAGCTGTACTTTCCGGTGGACGCTACGGCGTAG
- a CDS encoding RNA polymerase sigma factor → MSLSSVTQAVERAARDSYGRLVAMLASRTRDVASAEDALSDAFLSALRQWPIEGIPGNPESWLLAVARRRRVDDARRDAVREKMEPELAYAAALAAHRRDDPSTGGNGSVSGASLPDRRAELLFACADPAIDPTIHTPLMLQVVLGLEAEQVASAFLSSPAAMSQRLVRAKRKIRDAGIAFNIPDAHERPARLDAVLEALYGAFGTAWDQIDGSAPGGREARFELRDEVVHLATIVHEAMPDEPEAAGLLALFLYCRSRDSARRSVAGEYVPLSSQTRERIDGVSIDRAERLLRTAATHRRPGRFQLEAAIQSAHLSAHVGRAATPDEIAGLYDALVGIAPTVGAYVNRAAAYARAFGPAVGLREADALPLEAVKVHQPWWALRAHLLRELGRVDDADVARERAASLTEDPAVRAFLRRQDQ, encoded by the coding sequence GTGAGCTTATCGTCGGTCACGCAGGCCGTTGAGCGGGCCGCCCGGGATTCGTACGGGCGGCTCGTGGCCATGCTTGCCTCCCGCACGCGCGATGTCGCGTCGGCGGAGGACGCGCTGTCCGATGCCTTTCTCTCGGCGCTCCGTCAGTGGCCTATCGAAGGAATTCCTGGCAACCCGGAGTCGTGGCTATTGGCCGTGGCCAGACGACGTCGCGTGGACGACGCGCGTCGCGATGCGGTGCGCGAGAAGATGGAGCCCGAGCTCGCGTACGCCGCTGCCCTCGCCGCGCATCGCAGGGACGACCCATCCACGGGCGGGAACGGTTCGGTCAGCGGGGCGTCGCTCCCCGATCGACGAGCGGAGTTGTTGTTCGCGTGCGCCGATCCCGCGATCGACCCCACGATTCACACGCCACTGATGCTGCAAGTGGTCCTTGGACTCGAGGCGGAGCAGGTGGCGAGTGCGTTCCTGAGTTCTCCCGCCGCCATGTCGCAGCGCCTCGTGCGTGCGAAGCGCAAGATCCGCGACGCCGGGATCGCCTTCAATATCCCCGATGCGCACGAGCGGCCGGCACGATTGGACGCGGTGCTCGAGGCGCTCTACGGCGCCTTCGGCACCGCGTGGGACCAGATCGATGGCAGCGCCCCCGGGGGGCGCGAGGCGAGATTCGAGTTGCGAGATGAGGTAGTGCACCTGGCGACCATCGTGCACGAGGCCATGCCAGACGAGCCTGAAGCGGCCGGACTGCTGGCGTTGTTTCTCTATTGTCGCTCGCGTGACTCGGCGCGCCGCAGTGTGGCAGGGGAGTACGTCCCGCTTTCCTCGCAAACGCGCGAGCGCATTGACGGCGTGTCGATCGATCGCGCCGAGCGGTTACTCCGCACAGCGGCAACGCATCGTCGCCCCGGTCGCTTTCAGTTGGAGGCGGCGATACAGTCGGCACATCTCTCAGCCCACGTTGGGCGCGCGGCAACCCCCGACGAAATTGCAGGACTGTACGACGCGTTGGTGGGGATCGCGCCGACGGTCGGGGCGTACGTCAACCGTGCGGCGGCGTATGCGCGCGCATTCGGCCCGGCGGTGGGCCTGCGCGAGGCGGACGCCCTACCGCTCGAGGCGGTCAAGGTGCATCAGCCGTGGTGGGCGCTGCGCGCACATCTGCTTCGTGAACTGGGGCGGGTCGACGACGCGGATGTGGCCCGCGAGCGGGCGGCGTCGCTCACCGAGGATCCGGCGGTGCGCGCATTCCTGCGTCGCCAGGACCAATAG
- a CDS encoding YciI family protein, which translates to MQYAVLVYETPADLAEREDPSKAASYWAAYTAYSRSLVEAGVAAGGAGLHPPAMATTVRLRDGKRHVQDGPFADTKELLGGLFIIDVPDLGIALEWAARCPSAATGSVEVRPMLPPPPTL; encoded by the coding sequence ATGCAGTACGCTGTCCTCGTCTATGAAACCCCCGCCGACCTCGCCGAGCGCGAGGATCCCTCGAAAGCGGCCTCGTATTGGGCCGCCTACACGGCGTACTCACGATCTCTGGTCGAGGCGGGTGTGGCCGCTGGCGGCGCCGGTTTGCATCCGCCTGCCATGGCCACGACCGTCCGACTGCGGGACGGCAAGCGACATGTGCAGGACGGACCATTTGCCGATACCAAGGAACTGCTGGGTGGCCTCTTCATCATCGACGTTCCCGATCTTGGCATCGCGCTCGAATGGGCGGCACGGTGTCCGTCGGCGGCGACGGGATCGGTTGAAGTGCGTCCGATGCTGCCGCCTCCGCCGACGCTGTGA
- a CDS encoding hybrid sensor histidine kinase/response regulator translates to MTTAAPASTPATPHQPRRALSIRATIIAIAGVAFGCIVFAAIALAFRVVPSAERLARRGAAARDDYSARSTLAAQLDSTMSDIWRLLRVAKVARIPADSIDARRARLETIARAASRSAPRGADLGTSLEFGMGLERADAAMLRVTASMLGSIGALEAGDLPLADRLMSRADSLDAPLNARLNEVTQVALSDLARHERELERETRFATRLLLGWLLVCVLAGPILWRLLQRRLMQPLSTFDTALDRVEAGDLDVELPIAYDDELGRLGAHFNRTTQVLRAQRAEGERAAVQSALEASDLRYQEAFEKAAVGLAEVGLDGSFLRVNRAIGHLLGLEPSEIIGRSSSEFSHPEDHNARASTWPRVIVGDASVGRVERRYLRRDGTVRITQVTATLVRDADGAPRHVLAVVNDITDQRRLEREVTQSTKLEAVGQLAGGVAHDFNNLLAGIIGYAELLEENPSLATAVRDDAASIKRAALKGADLSRSLLTLARRNTRRDELFELESMVRETVDLARRTFDRRVEIELTAQDAPTIRGDRSLLSNALLNLAVNARDAMPDGGALHIRTQLAPLDEAFRTQHALPTDVPIVSISVSDTGVGMSDAVLEHVFEPFFTTKAPDKGTGLGLAMVYGTVKDHRGAITISSAEGEGTTVTMYLPCASDVVSALVPRSQPAMARTRFRVLVVDDELLVRNVAKRLLERLGYDVETAVDGVAAIERLDVDDPGVDLVIVDGNMPRLNGIETARRIHARHPALAMLFATGHFEPAEREDLAALGFRDRIEKPFSLEAFAETVARCLEPRGG, encoded by the coding sequence ATGACGACGGCAGCTCCAGCGTCAACGCCGGCGACGCCTCATCAACCGCGCCGGGCGCTGAGCATTCGCGCCACGATCATTGCCATCGCCGGCGTGGCATTCGGATGTATTGTGTTCGCCGCCATCGCCCTGGCATTCCGCGTGGTCCCCAGCGCCGAACGATTGGCACGACGGGGCGCGGCGGCGCGAGACGATTACTCCGCGCGCAGTACACTCGCGGCGCAGCTCGATTCGACCATGAGCGATATCTGGCGACTGCTCCGCGTTGCCAAGGTGGCGCGCATTCCCGCCGATTCGATCGATGCCCGACGCGCACGTCTTGAAACCATCGCGCGGGCGGCGAGCAGATCTGCGCCGCGTGGCGCGGACCTCGGCACCTCGTTGGAATTCGGGATGGGCCTCGAACGCGCGGACGCCGCTATGCTGCGCGTTACCGCCTCGATGCTGGGGTCGATCGGTGCGCTGGAGGCTGGTGATCTGCCGCTCGCCGACCGACTCATGAGTCGCGCCGACTCGCTCGATGCGCCGTTGAACGCGCGTCTCAACGAGGTCACGCAGGTGGCGCTTTCCGACCTTGCCCGCCACGAGCGTGAGCTCGAGCGCGAGACGCGCTTCGCGACGCGGCTGCTACTGGGATGGCTCTTGGTTTGTGTGCTGGCGGGCCCGATTCTGTGGCGGCTCCTGCAGCGGCGACTGATGCAGCCGCTCTCCACGTTCGATACGGCACTGGATCGCGTGGAAGCGGGCGATCTCGACGTGGAGCTGCCCATCGCCTACGACGACGAACTGGGACGGCTCGGGGCGCACTTCAATCGCACCACGCAGGTGCTGCGTGCGCAGCGGGCCGAGGGGGAACGGGCCGCCGTGCAGAGCGCGTTGGAAGCCAGCGATTTGCGCTATCAGGAGGCGTTCGAAAAGGCTGCAGTCGGCCTGGCCGAAGTCGGGCTCGACGGCTCGTTTCTGCGAGTGAATCGCGCTATCGGTCACTTGCTCGGCCTTGAGCCATCCGAAATCATTGGACGGTCGTCTTCCGAGTTCTCGCATCCGGAAGACCATAACGCGCGAGCGTCGACTTGGCCGCGCGTAATCGTCGGCGACGCGAGTGTCGGCCGTGTGGAACGCCGATATCTCCGCCGCGACGGAACGGTCCGAATCACGCAGGTGACGGCCACCCTCGTCCGTGATGCGGACGGCGCACCGCGACACGTGCTTGCGGTCGTGAATGACATCACCGATCAGCGCCGACTGGAACGTGAGGTGACGCAGTCAACCAAGCTCGAAGCCGTCGGTCAGCTGGCGGGAGGCGTCGCGCATGATTTCAACAACTTGCTGGCCGGCATCATCGGATACGCCGAATTGCTGGAGGAGAATCCGTCGCTCGCGACTGCCGTACGAGATGATGCTGCCAGCATCAAGCGCGCGGCACTCAAGGGAGCGGACCTTTCACGGAGCCTTCTGACCCTCGCGCGCCGCAACACCCGGCGGGATGAACTGTTCGAACTCGAGTCCATGGTCCGCGAGACGGTCGACCTGGCCAGGCGGACGTTCGACCGCCGCGTCGAGATCGAGCTGACGGCGCAGGACGCGCCGACCATTCGGGGCGACCGGTCGCTGCTGTCGAATGCGCTGCTCAACCTGGCGGTCAACGCACGCGACGCGATGCCCGATGGTGGAGCGCTGCACATCCGAACGCAGCTCGCGCCGCTTGACGAGGCATTTCGCACGCAGCATGCGCTGCCGACCGACGTTCCGATCGTTTCGATCTCGGTGTCGGACACCGGCGTGGGGATGAGCGATGCGGTACTGGAGCATGTGTTCGAGCCGTTCTTTACGACCAAGGCACCAGACAAGGGCACGGGACTTGGGCTCGCCATGGTCTACGGCACGGTGAAGGATCATCGTGGTGCCATCACGATTTCCTCGGCTGAGGGCGAAGGGACCACGGTGACGATGTACCTCCCCTGCGCCTCGGACGTGGTGAGCGCGCTGGTTCCGCGCTCCCAGCCCGCCATGGCGCGTACGCGCTTTCGGGTATTGGTGGTGGACGACGAACTGCTCGTGCGCAACGTGGCGAAACGGTTGCTTGAACGTCTGGGGTACGACGTGGAAACAGCCGTCGACGGAGTCGCCGCGATCGAGCGGCTCGACGTGGACGATCCGGGTGTCGACCTTGTGATCGTCGATGGCAATATGCCGCGACTGAATGGCATTGAAACGGCCCGCCGCATTCATGCCCGTCATCCCGCGCTCGCGATGCTTTTCGCGACCGGGCACTTCGAACCCGCCGAACGAGAGGATCTGGCGGCGCTCGGGTTTCGGGATCGGATCGAAAAGCCGTTTTCCCTCGAGGCATTCGCTGAGACGGTGGCGCGCTGCCTCGAGCCGCGCGGCGGTTGA
- a CDS encoding dicarboxylate/amino acid:cation symporter: MKEGTRVLVALGLAVVFGALISASGSPLAIQVADALAPIGVLWVTAIRMTVIPLLVALIVTGVASASYVRDIGRMGASALIVFLALLIGAAAIVIPAAPLLFSLMPDGARPALPAGAAQAASEVANSGQTPTVASWLTSLLPSNPVSAAADGAMVPFILFVLLFAIAVARSAPESRATLVAFFRALGDAMMTLVRGVIWLAPIGVFAMVLPLAAHAGASMAGAIGFYIAAYALVTLLVIALLYPVVAIFGGIPMGRFAKAALPAQLIAFSSSSSLAALPALVEAAEDALALPKRVTGFMLPLGAAMFKLAAPTTWTAGAMFIAWFYNMPLHAPELFTIALASVFLGFASPGIPRGGFIMLTPLLLAVGLPVEGVGILIAVDAIPDTIATVLNVTGNLVATVLVARRTRA, encoded by the coding sequence TCGCCCTCGGACTGGCCGTGGTCTTTGGCGCCCTCATCTCGGCGTCGGGGAGCCCGCTGGCCATTCAGGTGGCCGACGCCCTGGCGCCGATCGGCGTGCTCTGGGTGACGGCGATCCGCATGACGGTCATCCCGCTGCTGGTGGCGCTCATCGTCACCGGCGTCGCGTCCGCGTCGTACGTGCGGGACATCGGGCGCATGGGCGCCAGCGCATTGATCGTGTTTCTCGCGCTGTTGATCGGCGCGGCCGCCATCGTCATTCCGGCTGCGCCTCTGCTCTTCTCCCTCATGCCCGACGGCGCGCGCCCCGCGCTCCCCGCCGGCGCCGCGCAGGCGGCGAGCGAGGTGGCGAATAGCGGGCAGACGCCCACCGTCGCCTCGTGGCTCACCTCGTTGTTGCCCAGCAATCCCGTGAGCGCCGCCGCCGACGGCGCGATGGTGCCGTTCATCTTGTTCGTGCTGCTGTTCGCTATCGCGGTGGCACGTAGCGCGCCGGAATCACGTGCGACGCTCGTCGCGTTCTTTCGCGCACTGGGCGACGCCATGATGACCCTCGTGCGTGGCGTCATCTGGCTGGCGCCGATCGGCGTGTTCGCGATGGTGCTGCCGCTGGCGGCGCACGCGGGCGCGTCGATGGCCGGTGCCATCGGGTTCTACATCGCGGCGTACGCGCTCGTGACGCTGCTCGTGATTGCCCTGCTCTATCCGGTGGTCGCCATCTTCGGTGGCATTCCGATGGGTCGATTCGCGAAGGCGGCACTGCCGGCACAGTTGATCGCCTTCAGCTCGAGTTCGTCATTGGCCGCGCTTCCCGCACTGGTGGAAGCGGCCGAGGATGCGCTTGCGTTGCCCAAGCGGGTGACCGGTTTCATGCTGCCACTCGGCGCCGCGATGTTCAAGCTGGCCGCGCCGACCACCTGGACCGCGGGCGCGATGTTCATCGCGTGGTTCTACAACATGCCGCTGCACGCGCCGGAACTGTTCACGATCGCGTTGGCGTCGGTGTTTCTCGGGTTCGCGTCGCCAGGAATTCCACGCGGCGGGTTCATTATGCTTACTCCGCTGCTGCTGGCTGTCGGACTTCCCGTCGAAGGCGTGGGCATCCTGATCGCGGTCGATGCGATTCCCGACACGATCGCGACGGTGCTGAATGTGACGGGGAATTTAGTGGCCACGGTGTTGGTGGCACGGCGCACCCGGGCGTGA
- a CDS encoding nucleoside deaminase, producing MRDNVSPLAEQQRRHLAWMQRALAQARLAIERGEAPIGCVLYRDDGTMIAEAHNTMMSSGIVTAHAEMNAFAAAGRGIAPGVRVIMVSTLEPCVMCTGAAMQAGVVKIVYALPAPADAGTGRVRPPESPGSTAPDIVGRVGADDSRALFEQWLTLHAGDESRRDQREFVEQLLALTDNDDRVGPLAQKSSPSG from the coding sequence ATGCGCGATAATGTCTCGCCGCTCGCAGAGCAGCAACGAAGGCATCTCGCTTGGATGCAGCGGGCGCTGGCACAGGCCCGATTGGCCATTGAACGCGGTGAAGCGCCAATCGGGTGTGTGCTGTATCGCGATGACGGAACCATGATTGCCGAAGCACACAACACGATGATGAGCAGCGGCATCGTGACGGCGCACGCCGAAATGAATGCGTTTGCGGCCGCTGGGCGGGGTATCGCACCCGGTGTCCGCGTGATCATGGTCTCTACGCTCGAGCCGTGCGTCATGTGCACCGGCGCAGCGATGCAGGCTGGCGTCGTCAAGATTGTTTACGCATTGCCGGCGCCGGCGGATGCCGGCACCGGTCGTGTGCGTCCACCCGAAAGCCCTGGGTCCACGGCTCCTGACATCGTCGGTCGGGTGGGCGCGGATGACAGCCGCGCGCTCTTTGAGCAGTGGCTCACGCTACACGCCGGCGACGAGTCGCGGCGCGATCAACGGGAGTTCGTGGAGCAGCTCCTGGCGCTCACGGACAACGACGACCGCGTCGGCCCTCTCGCGCAAAAGTCCTCGCCTAGCGGGTGA